The following is a genomic window from Thermodesulfobacteriota bacterium.
GGACATTAGATTCAGACTTAGGGGGCAGATTGAACCTGGTCCGGAAGTAGTGGTTATTGCTATAGATGACAAGAGCATTGGAAGATTGGGAAGATGGCCATGGCCTCGTGAAAGATTAGCGCAACTGGTGAATATTCTTTCAAAAGGAGGAGCAAAGGTAATTGGATTTGACCTGATCTTCAGTGAACCAGAAATACCCTCTGAATTGAGAAAGATAAAAAACCTCAAAAGGGTTTTCACAGATTTAAGGTTAAAAGACGTAAATAATAACAGCTCCTTATTCTACCAGGAGATGGTAAAGGCCGAAAAAGATGTAGATAATGATAGGGTTTTTGCTGAATCGATTAAAAGGGCAAACAATGTTATTCTCCCAATGTTTTTTACCCTGGAAGACGGTAAGGTCAACAAAGAAGGAGAGAGCCGGGAAAAGATTATAGAAGCAAAACCTTTCTTAAGTAAATCCCACTATACATTCCTTATGGGCATGGATAATATTGAGTCTTTCCCACCCCTTAATGCAAAGGATGTGAGTCTTCCTATCTCTCTGTTATCTTCCTCCTGCAAAAGATTAGGACATGTCAATTTCCGTTTGGATGCGGATGGTTCTCTAAGATGGGAACCATTGGTAATAGGGTATAACGGAGATTACTACCCTGTATTGAACATACAAATGGTTAGGGAGTATCTGGGGTTAGAACCGGAAGGGTTAAAATTACACTTTGGAGAAGGAATTGAGCTTGGGTCAATTTATATCCCAACTGATGAACAGGGAAGGATGCTGATTAATTACTATGGGCCAAATGGAACTTTTCCTTTCTATTCTTTTTCGGATGTATTAGACGGTACCATCCCTGATTCTGTATTCCATGATAAAATAGTACTGATAGGATATGCTGCCGTTGGATTGGGGGATCTATGGGTCACACCATTTTCTGTCGGTTTATATGGTGTTGAAAAACATGCCAATATAATTGCCAACATCCTGCATCAGGATATCCTTACAAGAGCGAACTGGATGATTTTCCTTGATCTGTTTTTCATAGTCCTGTTCGGTCTGGTACTTGGGATTTTTATACACAGAAATTCAGCTTTACGGGGGGCCATCTTTGCTCTGTTTGTGTCTGTCTCATATTTAGCCATTGTTCAGTATCTGTTTGTGGTACATAAGATGTGGCTGAACATAATCTATCCAATACTTACTATCATTTTAACCTATACAGGTGTAACTATATTTAGATTTTTGACAGAGGAAAGGGAAAAGAAAAAGATAAGAGGTGCCTTCCAGCAGTATTTAAACCCGTCGGTAGTTAATGAGGTATTAAAGGATCCAAAGATGCTGAAACTGGGAGGGGAGAAGAGGGATTTAACGGTGTTATTTTCAGATATCAGGGGCTTTACATCCATCTCAGAAAATATGAGCCCGGAGGCTTTAGTTCACTTACTGAACGAATATCTTACGGTCATGACAGATATTGTGTTGACACATGATGGGCTTTTGGATAAATATATGGGTGATGCTATAATGGCAGTTTATGGAGCACCGGTCCCGCAGACAGATCATCACCTGCGAGCATGCATTACTGCTCTCGATATGATTGAGAGTCTAAAAAAGTTGCAAGAAAAATGGGAGAGTGAGGGAGTACCAAGGATCGATATAGGAATAGGGATTAATTCCGGCCCTATGGTTGTTGGAAACATGGGGTCAGAAAAGAGATTTGATTATACCGTTATGGGTGACAATGTCAATCTGGCATCACGGTTAGAGGGGATAAACAAGGAATACGGCACAACTATAATCCTCAGTGAGTATACCCTTGAGCATGTTAAGGATCTATTCTTAGTAAGGGAGCTGGATCTGGTAAGGGTGAAGGGAAAAAAAGAGCCCATAAGGATATATGAACTGATGGGAAAGAAGGATGCATATTTGGAAGAGTCTGTAGTAATGGCAGTAACATTATTTGAGAAAGGTCTGGATGCTTATAAGAACAGACAATGGGATACTGGAATTGAGGAGTTTCAGAAGGTATTAGAGGTTATTCCTGCCGATTTACCGTCAAGGCTATATATTAGACGCTGTATGGAATTAAGGGATACCCCACCCCAGGAAGATTGGGATGGGGTTTGTACCATGCTTACAAAGTAATTATTGTCCCACTCGGGGAATGGGAGAAAAACCCTTCCACCTGAGGCGGAAAGACTTCAGTTCGATCTTTTGCGCCGCAAGGGTTCGAGGGGTCAAGGATTCGAGA
Proteins encoded in this region:
- a CDS encoding CHASE2 domain-containing protein; amino-acid sequence: MIKASGVKIGLLIVVLVSILMFFESKLTLLNNIELKTLDIRFRLRGQIEPGPEVVVIAIDDKSIGRLGRWPWPRERLAQLVNILSKGGAKVIGFDLIFSEPEIPSELRKIKNLKRVFTDLRLKDVNNNSSLFYQEMVKAEKDVDNDRVFAESIKRANNVILPMFFTLEDGKVNKEGESREKIIEAKPFLSKSHYTFLMGMDNIESFPPLNAKDVSLPISLLSSSCKRLGHVNFRLDADGSLRWEPLVIGYNGDYYPVLNIQMVREYLGLEPEGLKLHFGEGIELGSIYIPTDEQGRMLINYYGPNGTFPFYSFSDVLDGTIPDSVFHDKIVLIGYAAVGLGDLWVTPFSVGLYGVEKHANIIANILHQDILTRANWMIFLDLFFIVLFGLVLGIFIHRNSALRGAIFALFVSVSYLAIVQYLFVVHKMWLNIIYPILTIILTYTGVTIFRFLTEEREKKKIRGAFQQYLNPSVVNEVLKDPKMLKLGGEKRDLTVLFSDIRGFTSISENMSPEALVHLLNEYLTVMTDIVLTHDGLLDKYMGDAIMAVYGAPVPQTDHHLRACITALDMIESLKKLQEKWESEGVPRIDIGIGINSGPMVVGNMGSEKRFDYTVMGDNVNLASRLEGINKEYGTTIILSEYTLEHVKDLFLVRELDLVRVKGKKEPIRIYELMGKKDAYLEESVVMAVTLFEKGLDAYKNRQWDTGIEEFQKVLEVIPADLPSRLYIRRCMELRDTPPQEDWDGVCTMLTK